The Podospora bellae-mahoneyi strain CBS 112042 chromosome 7, whole genome shotgun sequence genomic sequence CGCGCAACAGGATCTGGCGCTCATGTCGTCGCCTACTActgctgttggggatggtaatgtgggtgggggtgggggggtgccTACGCCGCAGACTAGGGTTTctactggtggtggtggtggtggtggtggtggtgggaaagggaagaTGAAGTTGGATAGGAAGCAGGTTGAGCAGAGGATTGAGGAGGATAGGGAGCGGCAtaagaggcagagggaggggatttgGGCGGTTAGTCCGGAGAATGAGGCCGAGTTGAGCAAGTTGTGGGAGGAGACGAGCgagctgggggaggatgatgagaggatGTGtgatgaggagtgggaggagtgggaggaggcgatggggggtgggtgtgggCATTGGGGGGAGAGGACTAATGGGGATCATCACTCTTGAGTGTTTTACTGGTGGAGATTTGTTATGGTATGTATGGCgttttgggaagggggaaataATAACTTGGGGAAACAGCGGGTGTTTGGGGcgtttatttttatttttatgGGGAGGAAAAGCAGGATTGGACGGCTGTTGATTAGGTGTGATACCATACCTATAGTGCTTgtgtgtatatatatatcttgTGGGACTTGGAGGTAGGTACAGGCATCTTTGAAGAAGCGTCTGGGAAAAGAACTGTAGCTTAATTATTGACACGGGATGCTGTTTTATACCGACTACCTGCATGCCTGcctcccaacaccaaaccaGAAACGCCGCTGTAAAATTTGCACACAAAAGTAAACgtacaaaaaaaaaaaaaaaaccaccagAGAAATAATCCGCATGATCCTGGCCTGTTACCAAGCTTTGCTTGCTACCAAAtttactactactactactactactactaccaccaccaccaccactactgctactcctccttctcctcctcctcctcctcctcctcatcctcaaccctagccttcttcctcacACTCTCCCCAttatcgtcatcatcaaccaccttcgtcgtcgccttcctcttccccttcccattcatcaccccctcgccctcctccctcagcttCTGCTCCTGATCCTCCATCTTGACAAGCAACCTCGCATAATCAAACTCaacccccttcaccacctcccccagcttctcCACCCTCTCTTCTAGTTGGAGCTGTCCAAGCGCGTCCCTATTGTGCACGTACAGCCTCTTCTTGAGCATCAACTTCCAGAGCGCGTACTCCTTCCTCTCCGTCGCACTGGCAACTTTTTTGCTCTCGTCCAGGCCGATGCCCGGACGGACAGACTCTCCCAGCCGGGACATGAGGTGCATTTCCAGGACGCGATAAAACTGCCTCTTTGTAATCTTTGCCTCTTTGCGTACCTTTTCGGCGGCGGCCTCGTCGATGATGTTTTTGGGTACGGGCCCTGTTTTGGGGAtcggggtggaggtgttgatctggagggcttggaaggaggggagggaacGCAAACGGCGGAGGTCGTTGATGTCGCGCATGTCGTCAAAGGCCTCGTTTGGGTCCTCGACGGTGATTTCCTttgtgggggggtgggagaggtagGTTTGGTAGACCGTGTGGTAGAGGCGGGagccgagggagaggtgctggaagggggggaggatgaggaactGGGAGATGCGGGAGCGgcaggggagggtggtgatgtcgactGTGGGGGTGCCGAGGGGGAAGTCTTCCTTGATTACGATGGGGTCGttgattggggagggtgaggaggtgttgtcagaaaggggggtggttggtggggttggggggaggtggaggaagaagaagcggtAGACGGTGGAGTAGCCGGCGAAGATGTAGGTTGGTTTCTTATTGGAGGGGTCGGTTTTCTTTTGgtagaggaagaagacggtcCAGTGGCCGGCGTCTTTGTCGTCGACGTTGATGGCGGTGCCGCCCTCGATGAAGAGGGGGACGAGAATCTGGATGCGCTTGACGAGCTGCTTGACGGCTGGGTCGGAGAGGGAGCCTTTCCAGACTTCAAAGCGGCCTGCCTTGTTGGTGAAGCTGGTGAGGAGCTCGCCGGGGGGTGTCCAGTCGTCGCGGGGTTTGGCAAGTTCGGATTTCCAATCTTTCAGGGGTTGGAAGGCGACCTCGGGGAGGAACTCGGAGAGGACTTCCTTGATGTCGAGGGGTTCGGCGTCGCCTATGGCGGGGAACTGCTTGCTGAACTTGATCTGGAGGTTAGGGCGCATGTCGGTCGCATTGTAGCGGAGGTTGATTTGGAGGTCTTGGTAGCCAAAgatttcctcctcttcgccaaaGATGGGGTATGTGAATCTGGGGTGGAATTTGGACTCTTTTCCATTGGAGCCTGGGGCAACGAGAGAGATCACGAAAGCCTCGTTGGCGGAGGCCGTccctaggtaggtaaggaAAGCTGGTTAGTATATTGGTTTGCGTGGAGTGAAGAAAGCTGGAGTAGCTTACAggcgccgtcgtcgtcggccatAGTAGTGATACGGCTGGCGGTTGCTATAGGATGTATGCGGCTGGTATGCGGCTGGTAAGCAAAATAAAGTCCTGCagctggtgaggttgtgcGGCTTGAATGCGACAACAAAAGCTTCAAGTCGTCGATGTGAAAGTGGTTCGCGACGCGCTCTAATCGTACGGCGCGTTCCACTGCGACGGTTTAATTGAAAGCTCGGGCCACCTTTGACATCCTTGCTGCCACTTGAGCTCCAACTGGCAACATTCACAACGTTCACAACTAGGTGAATAACAAGAGAATGTACGAAGTCCATGTGTTCACTGGCTACCCGATACCACAACACCCCTCATTCTCACTGTCCAACCAAGCcaacccatcctctcctcctcgcagTTCCTCGCAGTTTCCTCGCATTGTGCAATAACCAGCCCTTCCCAATCGAGACTCCCACCAGGGGTTCTCACCTCAATCTgtacaaccctaacccaatCCAGCCAAGCGTAACGGGCTGGCGGGGCCGTCTTGCGCATCTTGCGGCCAGATCGTCCGCCATTGATCACCAACCTTTTTGCCTTTGCGACGACACCACCGTTATCTTTTTCTGGGCGGCCGTCGCAAATTGGGTGGTTGGGCCCGTCTTGACCCTCATGAATCGACAAAGGGGTCTTTTccgctctcctcctgctccccccGTCAAATAATAGATATACCTATTCAATTTCAAATATCTACCTGCCTGGTGCCCCATCATGAGTGGCTTAATCTTCCTCGTCGTGACCTCGGTAAGTTTGATGATGCGCCAGCCACCCCTCCCCGCAGCGATTTGTAAGACAACGAGCTAACTCACTGTTTCTCGTTTCCATAGGTGGTCATGGCCGTGGCGTATGTTCATCAcaaccttcttcctcaagcCACCATTTAATTGACCCCCCTCTCTTCGCGTTTGTTACagctccttcctcgccggcGCACTCCCCTTATCCATCAGCCTCACCCAATCCCAACTCCGCTTCGTCGCCTCCCTCGGCGCGGGTCTTTTAGTTGGATCATGCCTTATAGTCATTGTCCCCGAGGGCATAGAAGCcatcgcctccgcctcctccgaccATCACCACGACGATAATGCCCCGCACCGTCACCGTCGCGATGATCCCCCTCAGaccgaagacgacgagctcCCAGCCTTCCACATcggcctctccctcatcctcggcttcgCCCTCATGTTCCTCATCgaccgcctcccccgccatcTAACAGACCGcttcacccctcccccccaatcccGCCACGTATCCCTCGATAACCTCTCCACTCACCAACCCGATTCCGACCTCGAGGACGAGTCCTTCCTCGGGGGTTTGACACCCTCCCCGAAACAATCACGATCACTAGCAACGACAATAGGACTGGTGATCCACGCGGCAGCAGACGGGGTTGCGATGGGGGCGTCAGCGACAACATCAAACATGAACGTCGGCCTgatcatcttcttcgccattCTGGTCCACAAGGCCCCCGCGGCGTTTGGGCTCACGTCTACGCTGCTTAAGCAAGGGTTGAGCAAACGAGCGGCGAGGGTGCATCTCATGGTGTTCAGCCTGGCGGCGCCGGTGGGGGCGCTGGTGACGTATTTCATGGTGGGCATGCTGGGGGGGGAGcatttggagggggaggaaggggggaagtgGTGGACGGGGATGCTGCTCTTGTTCAGCGGGGGGACGTTTTTGTATGTGGCTATGCATGCTATGCAGGAGGAGAATtcttttggggttggggggcatGATCATGCTGGgcagggaggtggggggggttaTTCAGAggttgggaatggggggaatagaaggggggtgaggttggagttgagggatACTttggggacggtggtggggatgttGCTGCCTTTGGCGACGAGGTTtgggcatcatcatcatcattagggggaggggaggtgatatgtgggttttttttttctgatGGCGTTTTCGGGACAAAGGACGGGCTTGGATAGCGATGTTTATTGTTTCTGTGGGataaaaagggggttgatgggtgtGTATGATTATCAGCGTAGCAGTGGGGTTGAACGAAAGGCGTTGTTTTTACTAGGTAAGGGTCTAAATGTACGACTACCACTACCATGCTTGATCATATCAGGTTTCTTTTCCTGGCTTTAGCAGTGGTATATGGGAATGCATGCTTCCTCGCTCTGGAGACCTAACGTGTGTGTAAGATTTGGACTTCACACATCGGTTCGGATAGCAGGTCTCGAGTCAGGTTGTACAAAGTCGTCCTTTCCTTCCGTACCTTGATTACGGGCCCGAAATAAACCGGCCACATCCATGGAGGAAGGGCCTGTAGGTCCGCAGGGTCAGGGGGAAATCCATACAGGATTCTGAGATGGGTGGCTGAAAATGTTGGTCTTCGAAGCTACTACACTAcaaagttggtggtgaggtgggtggtgtggatATGCTTGTGCGTGTGTGCGGGGGGGATGGGCGGGCCTGGGGCTAGGACTGTTGGCCTGCTCCTGGTGGTGGGACGTTTCAgattttgggggaggggagagaagTTGTcaggttttttttgggcaTGTCcgggtgttttgggtttttgAGAGATGAAAGATGAGCGGCAGGTTTAGACGATCATTTTGTTAGGACAGGAGGGGAGCGTTGGATGCTACAATGAATCGTTGGGGTGGGTGTCaaaagatggatggatggatggatggatggatggatgggatatTCAAGAATCTTAAGAATCTTTGGCAGACATCCGGGTTTTGACTTACACAGTTCAGTTTCAGTGACACCAGGGTTCGGATTTGGGAGCTGACTGCAGTTAATAATATATGGGCTGCCTTTGCTGCAGGGCATGATGTATATCCTAGAAATAATACCTGTTTGTATAGGTAGGTTAATTTCCATGTGGGCTGTGATGCAATCTACCTAGCCAGGGACCTGTGATTTAAGCAGACAGGACCTAGGGTCAGTCCGTTTACGCCGTGTTTGTTACAGTGACGCTTTTCATGCAATGAGCGGCAAAGAGGCGTGGGTTTGTATACCCAGTGATATTTCCAGCTAGGTGGTTGTTAGTTCGGGGGATGCCGCTGCTATTCTTGTTGTAGACAGATAGATGAATGTGTGAGATCAGTGTATGCATGACggacatggtgatgaggtAGGAGGTCGGGGGTGCCCTAGTAAAATGCAAACGCCGGATTTGCTTCTTGGACGAGTTCTGTGCAAAGGTCACTCCGGCCCGAAGGGGGGGCAAAGtcaaaagagaaagggggtGTTGCTCCATGTAATTGTTAGGTTGTGAGTTGAGATGGTGGATTCGAGAGGAGAGAAAGTCCCGTTGAGAGTCTCACGGGAGGGGGCTGGAGGGGACCACCGCTAAGGCTGCTGCGGGTTTGGTGTGTCGCtcgctgatgctgatgcgaTGCCGTGTTTTGATCACAGACTTAAGTAGAGATCCAAGAGTGAAAAATGTCAAATGCCCAACTGCCAGCAACGGCCATGGCAACATGTACCTGTCCAGCCAGATGGGCCAAACGGTAGTATTGCTCGATAACACATCGTCGCTGGCTCCATTCGAAGGGGTCTTGATCGCAGTGGTCTGCAGGTGGCGTAACTCCCTGGCTGGAGTCGCGGAGGGGCGCTGGGCGTGCAGGTTTAGGCTTGGGTGGGGCCCCACCGctgacacacacacacacacagagagagagagagagggcggGTACCAAGTTACAAGTCCCAGTCTCGAACAGAACAGAGcaaaaggaaaggaaaagggacGCCCCCTTCCCGCCTCGTATTTCTTCTGcttcacctccccttctcagcccTCACTcgcaccctcaccctcacccttaCCCTtaccctcaccctcaccctcaccttcacctCACTCACCCTTTGGTTTGATGTGTAGCTAGTTATGGTTGTGTGTGTCTCGTAGCCATTCTTTGTTCCGTCATCCATCCCTTCTTTCCAAACGCCTCAGCTCGGGCAGCCCCAGCCAGACCCGTTCGAACttgcgcgcgcgcgcgccTCCCGTCGCCCTTAACAATTCCCTGTTTCGGTTTCGGCTCtgccgtctcctcctgccaACTTTCAGATTGAATTGCCGGCCAACGCtgaccaccaaccaccaccaccaccaccactaccaacCACCAACTGGCGACCTTCCCCCCTGGCCTGGAACCTCCAATCCTCTTCGGCCTCGACGACttcatttttctttctcttgacACTTCTCCCCCCGTTCGAACCTCCGAGCTCCTCCCGTCACCGCGGCGATTTGAGTCGGGATATCCCGAGAATCACACCTTTAGCGGCTAGCGCTTCCCGGCACCCGCGACTCGAACATACCGCTGCCGTACTCGAAACTGCCCAAGTGTTCTTACGCCGCtcactcttttttttttgtgtacCTGGATTTCGTGAgggtgtggtggaagagaaaaaaaaatcattGCTTGGTCCCTGACATCGCTGTCGTCTTTCTCTCGAGTCCCCAGCCTGACCCGCCAGGCcgcctcaacaccacctacCTCTTCAACTGGTAGTGTGCCTACACATACGAAATGTCCTACAATCCACCAATGAGTTTCTCCGAGAGGAGAGGGGCCGTATTTAACGAGGAGTTGTCGCTGAATACACATCATGGCATCAAGAGCCTGGCGCAACCGCGTCCCAGAgggccaccaacaccgagtATGAGCACGCCGGCGGCAGACTTCGATCAGGTTACCggctctccaccacctccacccacGCCGGCGGCATCCCCAGGACCATCCAACTCGAGGCCGGATTGGAAGAGCGCCGACGAAACCGAGGAGGCCTACCTTGCTACGATTCGCCAGTACTTTGTCAAGTGCAACAGTGCTCAGAGGGGGCGGCTGCTGTCTGATCTGCTGAACCTCTGCACCAGTCAACAGCTGAGCTTTGTGCACCAGTTTGTCAGCCCGCTGCTGAAGAAGGATCCATTCACTACTCTCCCAGATGAACTGTGTCTTAGAGTTGGTCTCGCGCTCCCCGCCTTTGCGCCTTTGCATGTAACTGACCGTGTGCCGCTTAGATCCTCTCGTTCATCGACGATCCCAAAGTGCTTGTGCGCGCATCGCAAGTGTCCCGAAGATGGCGGGATTTGCTGAGTGATGACATGACGTGGAAGAATCTATGCGTAAAGCACGATTATCAGCGTAGGATGTCGGAAGTCCAGGCTATGCGGGCAGAACTCTACGGTCATGCTCAGCAAGACGACGGTGCGGCCGCCGGGGACTGTTCCGGCGCGCTCACGTCCAACTCGTTACCCGCGTCGTTTGGAAGCAGCACCGGCGCGCGGCCGAGGCTCACGTCGTACAAGTCACACTTTAAGCAGAGATATCTGGTTGATGTGGCTTGGAGGACGGGCGGGCGGAACATCTCCAAGAATCTCACCCAGGATGGTGGCGTGGTCACGAGTCTGCATTTGACCTCCAAGTACATCATTGTGGCTCTTGATAATGCCAGGATTCACGTGTTTGATACCGAAGGAAACGCGCTTCGCACCCTGCAGGGCCATGTGATGGGTGTCTGGGCTATGGTGCCCTGGGATGATATCCTGGTCAGTGGTGGCTGTGACAGAGAGGTTCGGGTTTGGGACCTGACGACTGGGTAAGTTTCATCATGGGTTTGGTGGTCATTCGGTTCTGGGCTGACTTTTTGATCACAGAAACTGCCTGCATACGCTTAGGGGTCACACCTCCACGGTCCGCTGTCTTAAGATGTCAGATGCCAACACGGCCATTTCCGGATCCAGAGACACGACCCTTCGGGTTTGGGATATCAGAAACGGCACACTGATCAAGCTGCTTGTCGGCCACCAGGCCAGCGTCCGGTGTTTGGAGATCAAGGGTGACATCGTGGTGTCTGGCAGTTATGATACCACCGCCAAGGTGTGGAGTATTTCCGAAGGTCGCTGCCTTCACACGCTTTCGGGGCATTACAGCCAAATCTATGCAATCGCCTTTGATGGCTACCGGGTGGCGACTGGCAGTCTTGACACTAGTGTCAGGATCTGGAATGCGCAGACAGGGTAGGTTTCCATCTGACCTCTCGTCAAAAGTCCAATGCTAACTAACACAATTCCACAGTGAATGTCAAGCTGTTCTCCAAGGCCACACCTCCCTCGTGGGTCAACTGCAAATGCGCGGCGGCACACTCGTCACGGGCGGCAGTGATGGCTCTGTGAGAGTATGGTCGCTCGAGAGATTCTGCCCTATTCACCGGCTCGCCGCCCACGACAACAGCGTGACGAGCTTGCAATTTGACGACACGAGGGTTGTCAGCGGAGGTAGCGACGGGCGAGTCAAGGTCTGGGATCTCAAGACTGGCCAGCTGGTTCGCGAGCTTATCACGCAGGGCGAGGCTGTGTGGAGGGTTGcgtttgaggatgagaagtGCGTCGCGATGGCGCTGAAGAATAGCCGGACCGTCATGGAGGTAAGcacaccccccctttttttttttcgtcctGAGCACGCAGCGGAATATTGACATGTGTACAGGTTTGGAACTTCTCGCCACCAGAAGAAATGCTCAACGACCGCCCTGTTATCCCATTAAAGAGAACCCTCGACGCCCCAGCACCAGACGGCAGCAGACCACTCAGCGCCTTTGCTCTGGACTACCGGGGTGCTGGAAGCAGTAGTGGCGGCATTGGAATGCTTGACGTCGATATGCCCGACGCAGGACCGTCCACCGCGCCACTTCAACAGAGCGGTGGCATGTTTTTCCGGGATCCATGAATACGAGATGATTCTCAACGCTATGGTACATACACACATACACTTATGATGTGAAGTGAGAAAGAGGGGTTATCATTGTTGGCGTCATCCGCTGATTTgcttattttcttttttggctgGTTATTATTTTTGCGCATACCCCCATTCTTGTTGGTTTATTTATCTTTTGGGTCTCAACGGCAACATGATCGTTCTGTATCGaattgggggggggtggttggttgtaTGGAAACGAAGGGTATCGACTGGATGGAGTTTTTTTGTTATGTTTGTTCTATGTTGGTTATTAGGAAACTGGAGGGAGGAAATATGTGATAGCGCATTGTTATGgcgttgtttttttgttaCACACTTATTTCTCTCTCATCTTcaggcttttttttttggacgGTGCTGTCAACTCTGTATAGAAGACAGCCGAATAAACATGAGAGCAGTGGTTTTGTTATCAAACATGAATGAGagatgacggtggtggtgtaaagtggaggggggttgagagggatgaGTGTGGGGTGAGCTGAGTGAGTGGATTCCGTTGCTGATATCATTTGCATTGGGCGTCGGGGGGGTGTATCGGTGTCTTATCAGATCGGTCGGGTCGGATGGGCCGGAGAGCGATGCGGTGCGGCGGTGTTTTGTGTCCAAGTACGGAGTAAGACTTTTATCAACCCGTGTATAGACGAGAAAGAGAGAGTGAGTAAAAGATATATTCTCGTCTTTTGTCCTTGATATCTTGAAATTGAAAAGCTGCCAGGCCTTAACTCCGAACCTACTCCGTTCAGTGGTGGAGTTTCCAAGTCCCTGTCATGGAAGATGAAGTCAGCGGACATAGTACGGACAAGATGTGCTTCTAGATCTGAGATTTGGTGACACCAAAACTAAAATGCTTACGGGACTTCCCCCCGTGGGCTCCGATAGGGACTTTTCTTCCACGAAGGTTGATAATACCGTAGCAATTGACTAAGAAAGAgcgatttttttttattccataaaataaaaagggcCGAGAATGGGCAAAAACAGCTCTGGAAAAGCCCCACTCTTGAGGTTCGGTTGTATCCGTGCTTGCGGCCCCTCTTGTGTGGTGCTGTCACTGTTGGAAATGCTGGCAGGTGGGGACTTTTTGCAGCAAAGAGAGAAACCCCCAACCATGTCTGGCTTCGCTTAACAAGGCTAGCGCGTAGAGTCTCAACAAGCATCACCGCCCCCCCAACGCCAAAAACTTGGGGGACCCATTCCTTTTTTGCAGTGCTGcagtgctgttgctgggccctgctgttgctgagaagCTGCCACACCTACCTCTCCCACCCTATCCAGCTCCCGACATCGCGGTCCCTTTCTCGCTTGGATCTGACCATCCCTCTCCgtcctctttttttttttttcccttcaccttctttttcccttttttttcattGCGcaaccaacccttccccccatcacaCAAAATGTTCTCGCGAGCCACCCGGTTAACAAGGGCGCTGCCCGTccgtgttgctgctgcccgcGCCAGCCCTGTCACGGCTTCGCTTGCCCGGAGGaccgtcaccaccaatgCCGCTTCGGCGCAGGTTGACAAGAGCTCCGTCCCCCAGGTATGTTCAGTGTGGAGGTGTAGCAGCTTGTGTCATGAGTAGGAACTGTGCTTTCCGGACCCACCGGGATGCTTGGATATCGAGGGGACATTATCGTTTGCATTAAGGGAATGTTTGCGATATATCTCTTTTATTTGCGAACGTTGTCAAAtcgctcttttttttattgttgAGGTTTTGcgtcactttttttttttagtcTGTCACTGATATTGTTGTTATTATCACGACAACAGTCCGAAGATGAGCCCTTCCATGTCACCCTTTCCGACGAGAGCTTCGAGACGTACGAGCTCGACCCCCCACCTTACCAGCTTGAGGTTACCAAGAAGCAGTTGAAGCAGATGTATAAGGATATGGTTGTCGTCAGGTATGAGAGGCACATGGGTTTTGGGAGGTCCGTGATCTTTGGCTGACGCAACGATACCGGATCATAGACAAATGGAGATGGCTGCCGACAGACTatacaaggagaagaagattcGGGGTTTCTGCCACCTCTCCACCGGTCAGGAGGCCGTTGCCGTCGGTATCGAGCATGCGATCAACAAGTCGGACGATGTCATCACCTCTTACAGATGCCACGGTTTCGCCTATATGAGAGGCGGCACTGTGCGCTCCATCATTggcgagcttcttggtcGCCGTGAGGGTATTGCGTACGGCAAGGGCGGTTCTATGCACATGTTCGCCAAGGGCTTTTATGGCGGCAACGGCATTGTCGGCGCTCAGGTGCCTGTCGGTGCCGGGTTGGCTTTTGCCCAGAAGTATACCGGTGGCAAGAAGGCTACTGTTATCCTgtatggtgatggtgcttCCAACCAGGGTCAGGTGTTTGAGGCTTTCAACATGGCCAAGCTTTGGAAGTTGCCCGCCCTTTTCGGGTGCGAGAGTGAGTTTCCAGACACTGCTACAAACATAGGGGTCATTGCTAACATTGTGGCTCTCAGACAACAAGTACGGTATGGGTACCTCCGCTGCCCGCTCCTCCGCCCTGACCGACTACTACAAGCGCGGCCAGTACATCCCCGGTCTCAAGGTCAACGGCATGGACGTCCTTGCGGTCAAGGCGGCCGTCCAGTACGGCAAGCAGTGGACTGAGGAGGACAATGGTCCGTTGGTTCTCGAGTACGTGACCTACCGCTACGGTGGTCATAGTATGTCGGACCCCGGCACCACCTACCGCACCCGTGAGGAAATTCAGCGTATGCGGTCCACCAACGATCCCATCGCCGGCCTCAAGCAGCACATTCTCGACTGGGGCGTTGCTCAGGAGGATGAGCTCAAGAACATCGACAAGGAGGCCCGCAGCTTCGTCAACGAGGAGgtggccgccgccgaggccatGGCCGTCCCTGAGGC encodes the following:
- a CDS encoding hypothetical protein (EggNog:ENOG503NY0E; COG:S), which produces MSYNPPMSFSERRGAVFNEELSLNTHHGIKSLAQPRPRGPPTPSMSTPAADFDQVTGSPPPPPTPAASPGPSNSRPDWKSADETEEAYLATIRQYFVKCNSAQRGRLLSDLLNLCTSQQLSFVHQFVSPLLKKDPFTTLPDELCLRILSFIDDPKVLVRASQVSRRWRDLLSDDMTWKNLCVKHDYQRRMSEVQAMRAELYGHAQQDDGAAAGDCSGALTSNSLPASFGSSTGARPRLTSYKSHFKQRYLVDVAWRTGGRNISKNLTQDGGVVTSLHLTSKYIIVALDNARIHVFDTEGNALRTLQGHVMGVWAMVPWDDILVSGGCDREVRVWDLTTGNCLHTLRGHTSTVRCLKMSDANTAISGSRDTTLRVWDIRNGTLIKLLVGHQASVRCLEIKGDIVVSGSYDTTAKVWSISEGRCLHTLSGHYSQIYAIAFDGYRVATGSLDTSVRIWNAQTGECQAVLQGHTSLVGQLQMRGGTLVTGGSDGSVRVWSLERFCPIHRLAAHDNSVTSLQFDDTRVVSGGSDGRVKVWDLKTGQLVRELITQGEAVWRVAFEDEKCVAMALKNSRTVMEVWNFSPPEEMLNDRPVIPLKRTLDAPAPDGSRPLSAFALDYRGAGSSSGGIGMLDVDMPDAGPSTAPLQQSGGMFFRDP
- the HAT1 gene encoding histone acetyltransferase 1 (EggNog:ENOG503NWPI; COG:B; BUSCO:EOG09263EVJ); translation: MADDDGAWTASANEAFVISLVAPGSNGKESKFHPRFTYPIFGEEEEIFGYQDLQINLRYNATDMRPNLQIKFSKQFPAIGDAEPLDIKEVLSEFLPEVAFQPLKDWKSELAKPRDDWTPPGELLTSFTNKAGRFEVWKGSLSDPAVKQLVKRIQILVPLFIEGGTAINVDDKDAGHWTVFFLYQKKTDPSNKKPTYIFAGYSTVYRFFFLHLPPTPPTTPLSDNTSSPSPINDPIVIKEDFPLGTPTVDITTLPCRSRISQFLILPPFQHLSLGSRLYHTVYQTYLSHPPTKEITVEDPNEAFDDMRDINDLRRLRSLPSFQALQINTSTPIPKTGPVPKNIIDEAAAEKVRKEAKITKRQFYRVLEMHLMSRLGESVRPGIGLDESKKVASATERKEYALWKLMLKKRLYVHNRDALGQLQLEERVEKLGEVVKGVEFDYARLLVKMEDQEQKLREEGEGVMNGKGKRKATTKVVDDDDNGESVRKKARVEDEEEEEEEEKEE
- the PDA1_1 gene encoding alpha subunit of pyruvate dehydrogenase (EggNog:ENOG503NUI6; COG:C), with the protein product MFSRATRLTRALPVRVAAARASPVTASLARRTVTTNAASAQVDKSSVPQSEDEPFHVTLSDESFETYELDPPPYQLEVTKKQLKQMYKDMVVVRYERHMGFGRSVIFG
- the PDA1_2 gene encoding alpha subunit of pyruvate dehydrogenase (EggNog:ENOG503NUI6; COG:C), yielding MEMAADRLYKEKKIRGFCHLSTGQEAVAVGIEHAINKSDDVITSYRCHGFAYMRGGTVRSIIGELLGRREGIAYGKGGSMHMFAKGFYGGNGIVGAQVPVGAGLAFAQKYTGGKKATVILYGDGASNQGQVFEAFNMAKLWKLPALFGCENNKYGMGTSAARSSALTDYYKRGQYIPGLKVNGMDVLAVKAAVQYGKQWTEEDNGPLVLEYVTYRYGGHSMSDPGTTYRTREEIQRMRSTNDPIAGLKQHILDWGVAQEDELKNIDKEARSFVNEEVAAAEAMAVPEATPKILYEDIYVRGSEPDFIRGRILDENYYFKQ
- a CDS encoding hypothetical protein (COG:U; EggNog:ENOG503NWZP), producing MSGLIFLVVTSVVMAVASFLAGALPLSISLTQSQLRFVASLGAGLLVGSCLIVIVPEGIEAIASASSDHHHDDNAPHRHRRDDPPQTEDDELPAFHIGLSLILGFALMFLIDRLPRHLTDRFTPPPQSRHVSLDNLSTHQPDSDLEDESFLGGLTPSPKQSRSLATTIGLVIHAAADGVAMGASATTSNMNVGLIIFFAILVHKAPAAFGLTSTLLKQGLSKRAARVHLMVFSLAAPVGALVTYFMVGMLGGEHLEGEEGGKWWTGMLLLFSGGTFLYVAMHAMQEENSFGVGGHDHAGQGGGGGYSEVGNGGNRRGVRLELRDTLGTVVGMLLPLATRFGHHHHH